Genomic segment of Candidatus Binatia bacterium:
TGCACCGCGCGGCCGCCCGCTTCCGCAGGACTCGCGCGCCAACGACCGCTGGTTCCAGCACGTCGCGATCGTCGTGTCCGACATGGATGCAGCGTACGAGCGGCTGCGCGCCGCCGGAGCCGAATACGCATCAACGTCGCCACAGCGGCTTCCCGAATCGATTCCCGCTGCTGCCGGCATCCGCGCTTTCTATTTTCGCGACCCCGACGGGCATTTCCTCGAGCTGCTCGAATTCCCGCCGGGAAAGGGCGCGGCGCGCTGGCACCCCGACCGCGCGGCGGGCGCTCCGTTGTTTCTGGGCATCGACCATACCGCCATCGTCGTCGGCAGCACGACGCGTGCGCTTGCCTTTTATCGCGACCGGCTCGGCCTCGTCGTCGCCGGCGAGAGCATGAATTTCGGTACCGAGCAGGAACACCTGAACAACGTCGAGCACGCGCGCCTGCACATCACGACACTGA
This window contains:
- a CDS encoding VOC family protein, which codes for MADLDRSVAFYTGILGFEKLSETENAGPEWEKLTGVFGVRFKVVRLRLGDETLELTQYLAPRGRPLPQDSRANDRWFQHVAIVVSDMDAAYERLRAAGAEYASTSPQRLPESIPAAAGIRAFYFRDPDGHFLELLEFPPGKGAARWHPDRAAGAPLFLGIDHTAIVVGSTTRALAFYRDRLGLVVAGESMNFGTEQEHLNNVEHARLHITTLRPREGPGIELLEYLAPRDGRVPGTPIRANDIAYWQTTVVVDELPGDTTRRGSRPGNAAAAVTLTEPTLGQVRAMIVRDDDGHAIELTALR